TTTTAAAGCTTTGAGTTTTTCCCAGCGGGGGTCCATAGTGTCTTCGGACTCTGCGGAACCGTCACTGGTCGGTTTGTTTGATACAAAGATAAAATCTTCGTCGGGATTTTTCACGGGTGCGGCCGGTTCTTGCAGTATAACCAGCTGTCGAACGCACTCGGAAACGTCCACGAAGTACTGCCCCTGGGGAATTCTATAAGCGAAGACATCTGCATCGTCTTCATCGAGTTCCTGTTTAGCCACCCCTAGCCTTTCGACTTCCACGACGATTTCAGTTTCGAAGGGACGGTCGAACAACTCGAGCGTGCGGGAGCAGGTCAGAGTTTGCACTCCGGAGAGCGTACCGGACACAAGCCACTTGCTAGGGCCTTCGGGGCTAACCAGCACCTGGGCTACCAGATCGCCTTTCAGGTGCAGTTCGTCGAAGATTTCGGGGGCATCGGCATGGGACCAGACCACCCGGCGGTCTTCGGATTCCTTAAGTTCTTGTGCGATATCGATTCTCAAAGTGGCCCCAAATCTAGTAAAAACTAGACATGATTTCAATAATCAGGATATTACAATCTGGTTTAAAAAGTTTGCGGAAGGGGTTCCAGCCCGGAATTTTAACCTAATCTACTTGCTCGGGTCGGGTTTATCCCAGGGGAATGGATTCCCGTCGTTTTCGGGCGGCATCACGGGTATCATGACCTTTTTTGGGAAAACAGCCGCGCAACCATTCAAGGCAACGCCGACAGCGAGTATCGCAAAAGCCAAAAGAAGCCTTCTCATCGGATTTTCTCCTTCGATACACGACTCACTATGGGGATGAAGTCTTTCGGGTCGTACGCGATGTGGCGGTAAGCCCAGATGAGGGAATTGTCCTTCGCCTTGCGCATCTCGAAAACGACAACGACACCCACCGTATCGCGAACTAGCTGCAGTAGCAGTTTCCGGTCGCTCTGCTGAACGTCGTCGACCAGGGTCACGTGGTCATCGAGAGCCACATACTGCTTGGTCAACACGTGCAGGCGTTCACCGTAATCCGGGTGCACTCCTTCTACCTGCGCCGTTTTTCGCCATGTTTCGGATAAAAGGCCATTTTTACGGACAAAAAAACACTTACAGCCTTGCAATTCCAGGGGCTTTAAAAAGCACCTAGAATTTCCTATCTTTGGGGGCGGCCAGTTCGAAACCCATCCTGGCCTTAGGTTGCGGAGTTCCCGCAGGCCCTATAAACCAAAACTAGGAGTCAAAATGCGTTCAGAAGCAGAACTCGAAGGCGTCACGCTGCTCGGCAACAACAAGACCCAGTACAAGACGACCTACAGCCCCGAAGTGCTCGAAAAATTCCCGAACAAGCACCCGGGCAACGACTACATGGTCACTTTCAACTGCCCGGAATTCACGAGCCTTTGCCCCAAAACCGGCCAGCCCGACTTTGCCGAAATCAAGATTCACTACATCCCGGACCAGTTCCTGGTAGAATCGAAGTCGCTCAAGCTGTACATGTTCTCGTTCAGGAACCACGGGGATTTCCACGAAGACTGCGTGAATATCATCATGAAGGACCTCGTGAAGCTTTTGGACCCGAAGTACATCGAAGTCGAGGGGCTGTTCATGCCGCGCGGAGGCATCTCGCTCTACCCGTTCGCCAACTACGGCAAGCCGGGCACCGAATTCGAATCGCTCGCCAAGACCCGCCTATTTGCCGCAATCGACCGGAGGAAATAGGAGCGAGGCTCGAAGCTCCAGGCACGAGCAGTGAGCGATGAGCCGACGAGTCATGCGCCTGCGAATGACATTTTTTTCCTCTCTCGTCTCTCGTCTATTTCCCTAACCACCAACCACTGTTTACTAACCACTATCTACCTCACACCTCAAAGGCGCAACGCGCCGACCTCAAACCCCATGCCTCTACAAAACGAACTCATCCTCATCGCCTCCATCTTCGCCTTCTTCGGGGGCCTCGTCGCCTTCTTCCGCTTCTTCGGTAAGCAGGGCATCTTCGCCTGGACTGTCATCTGCACCATCGCCGCCAACATCGAGGTACTTATTCTGGTACACGCCTTCGGGCTCGACACCACGCTCGGCAACGTCATTTTCGCCTCGACTTTCCTCGCGACCGACATCATGAGCGAAATCTTCGGCAAAAAAGAGGCTAGCCGCTGCGTCAAAATCGGCATCCTCGCAAACGTCACGTTCATCCTGATTTCCCAGAGCTGGTTCTTGTACATCCCCGCCGAGGGCGACTCCATGGCCGGCCCCATCCGTACCGTATTTGCCAATACGCCCCGCGTGATGCTTGCTAGCCTGTTCGCCTACGCCGTATGCGAACTGTTCGATGTGTGGGCCTACCACGCCTGGTGGAAATGGACCGAGAAAAAGTTCGGCGACAAGAAGCGCTTCTTGTGGCTGCGCAACAACGGCTCCACGCTCGTAAGCCAGCTCATCAATGTGGTGGTGTTCAACCTGCTCGCCTTCGCCGGCGTGTTCCCGTGGAATACGATTGTCGAAATCCTGATTTTCGGCTACGGTATCTTCATCGTGACATCGCTGATGGACACACCGTTCGTGTACCTCGCCCGCCGCATTGCGGACAAGCACCCGGAACTGCTGAAAGAATAGCGTTTAAGTTCTAGACTACAGCAGTAAAAGGGAAGCTTTATTCTTCCTCTTCCAGGCACAACAGTGTAGCGGATTCAAAGAGGGAATCGCGGTTGCCCTTCTGGAACGGGGTCGAACTATAAACGCGCATCACCCCGCCATCGCAAGTCCTTTTCAGGTCTTCTTCTCCGGCCAGGGTCGAGTCCACCGTGCCGAGGGCGGATTGGCACAACGAGGGGAGAACCAAATCGGTCTCGACAACCGAAGAAACGGAATACATATCCCCCTTCCAAATATAAACCGTCTTTGCGGCGGGCATGCCAAACGAAGGAATCACCCACACATTGTCGTTCTTGTCGATATCGCAACCTTGCTTTAGGTTCGGGTCGTTCAAAACGCTCAAGTCAGGGTATTCCCCTTCGCTACTCGGAGACGATTCCGGTTCTGCGGGTTCTACGCCGGGGTCTTCTTCGCCGGCACTGCTGGAGGATTCTTTATTTACAACGGCACTGCTACTAGAAGACTTGGCTTTTTTCTTGCTGCTGCTGGAAGATTTTTCGCTTTTCTTGCTGCTGGACGAGGATTCTGCTTCTTCCTCATCTTCCTCATCTCCTTCGGTGCTGCTCGAGATTTCTTCGTCCTCATCGTCCATGCTACTGGAGGAGATTTTCTCATCTTCATCAGCCTTGCTGCTAGACGAAACATCGTCGGCATCGGCTTCGATTTTGGTATCGTTCGAAATCCCAGTGCTACTGTCGTCACCACAACCGACAAAACAGATTGCCAGGGCGAACGAAATAGAAACAACTAATACCTTGACCAGGCCGAAAGGTCCAAATTGCATGCTTTCTCCTTGTACATGTCGTAGGAAATATACAAAAAAGGCCCCGCAGGGCCCATTTTTCATTTTATCCACCTAGAATTATAAATCGCACAACGCCATCGCTTCTTCGTAGATTTCATCCCGGTCCGCATCATCGACGACCCTTTCAGCTCGTGATTTATATACGCTACCTTCACAATAAGCGTGGTCATTCGGATCGGCGTTTTCTACCGACTCCTCGCAAGTTTCTTCATCCTCGAGTCTCATGTTCATTTCAGCAACAGCGGTATAGCTATTCCCGCTCCACGTGACAGTCGTCCGGCCCACGCCGGCAACGTCCATCACCCATACGTCATCATCCTTCTCGAAATCGCAAGTAGAACCGCTAGCCGATTCCCCGGCGCTGCTGGAAGACAAGTCCTCATCATCTTCATCGTCAAATTCAGCGGGAAGGCCGTTGTACATTCTGCACTTACGCATGAACTCGCCGAACGCCTCGTCGCGGTCATAGTCCGGGTCAACACCCTTGATGGTCTTGAATTCTTCCGAGCCCTTGTCCGTACACCAGTACTTCTCATGGTAGGTCTGGTCGTCCCTGGTGTAAGTGTCTTCTTCGGGGCCAGTTAAACTGCACAGTTGTTTCGCCAAGCTCCCTTCCGAAACTGTATGGGTAGAATCGATGGAGCCACCCTCCTTGAATTCATAGTAGTAGCTCTTGTATTCCACTCCAGACGAATTGTCCTTGAGATAGAACTTCCACACCTTGTCGTCTTTCTTGAAGTTGCAGCCTGCGGTCATGCCATTGTAAGTGCCAGCAGAACTGCCGCCGTCCTTGCTCGAAGAGGAAGATTTATTTTTGCTGCTGGAAGAAGACCGGCCTGCACTACTCGAAGAAAGCTTGATAGCTATCCCGTTGTGTTTTACGCACTCCTCCATGGACATTTCAAAATACGTTTTACGGGACTTATCATACATTTCCCCAAAATCCGCGACATTAGTTCCATACATAACTCCGTTCTCGCACCAGTATGTAGAGACTATTTTCGTGTCTAAGAGAACATCTTCACTCGTTTCTTTACCCTTCTTCTGTTTACACTCTTTGGCAGTCTCGGGCCCACTGAAGACAAAATACGTTGAATCCTTGAGATACTTGCCATCAAAGAAACTGAAACTGTACACCTCATAAGTATCGTCATCTTTAGTTTCAGTGTAAGCATAGGCCCATACCTCGTCGTCTTGCTTGAAGTCGCACTTCCCTATTTCGACGTCGGGCACGTTCACATTGTCAAAACGTTCCTTTTTGCTAGAGCTAGAGCCATCCTTTTTAGAGGAACTGGAGGAATCGTCCCTGCCGCTAGAGTCGTTCTTCTTGGAAGAACTGGAAGAACTGGAGGAACTGTCCTTGCCGCTAGAGTCGTCATCAATAGCGGAATTTTCCGGATCGTCGAAATTCCCGTCGGCAGCAGTGCTGCTTTCGCCACTACAGCCAACAAAACTCAAAGCTAGGGCGAACGGGACTAAAACGGCCAGCATTTTGGTCAGGCCAAGGTGTTCAAAACGCATTATTCCTCCTGCGCGATGGGATTCGATAAATTCGAAGCCATATATGAGAATAAACAGAAAATAGAAAGTTTCGGCCGGTTCCTGCCCCGACAGCCCCCGGAACGCCGCCTATTATATATAGTATCGTACCTGCGAAATTCGTCCAAAAACGGCAGGTACGAAAATTTTCGGGTATTTTTCCGCTGAACATCGCTCGGATAATCTTTTCGATGAACTAAATTTTGCGCGGAAAATGCTTATCACGGTGCTCACATACCTGGTCATCGGTCTATTGGCCGTGTTCGGACTATTCTACATAGTCCTCCTGGTGCGGTTCTACCGCGCCCTCGGCACCGTGCGTACAGGGACCTCCGACGTAGAGCCCAAACCGCGCGTGAGCATCCTGATTGCCGCACGCAACGAGTCGACCGGCATCCGCGACACGCTGGATTCCGTCTTGGCACAGGACTACGATGGCGAGTGGGACGTCTGGGTCGCCGACGACCGCAGCACCGACGACACCCCGGAGATCCTGGCCGAATATGCCGCCCGCGACCCGAGGCTCCATATCCTCCGGATTGACGACATTCCCGAAGGCGTGAGCCCCAAGAAGCACGCCCTGTCAAAACTCATCGATGTCTGCGATGGCGATATTCTTTGCCTCACCGACGCCGACTGCATTGTGCTGCCCACCTGGATTGACGGCATCGTTCACGAATTTGAACCGGGCATCGAACTCGTGGCAGGGCATTCCTACATCCCGACCATCCCCGGCAAATCGAGCATTCTCATTTGCATGCAGGCGGTCGAAACGCTCATTTACCGCGTGGCAGGCACCGCAGGCCTCGCCATGCACCTGCCACTCACCAGCACCGGCAACAACTTCGCCTACCGCAAGAGTTTCTTCAAGAGCGTCCACGGGTTCGACAACGTGCTCAAGATCCAGAGTGGCGACGACGACCTCCTGATGCAGAAAATCGCCGACGACCGCCCCTGGGCCATGCGCTACTGTATTGCACCTAACACATTTGTCACCACAAGCGGCAAGGAAACGCTCAAGGAACTCTGGGAACAGCGCAAGCGCTGGGCATCGGCAACTATATATTATACGCCGAAAATTGTGTTCGTACTCAGCATGGTGTTCCTCTTCCTCGTCATGCAGTGCGTCGCGGTGGCACTCTCGCCGTTCAGTTTCGAAATTCTCCTCGCGACAATTGTCGCATCCGTCGCCAAGTGCGTCGGAGACCTTGTTTTAATACTTCGCGGGCTCAGGATATTCAAGCAGGAGCACCTATTGAAATGGTGCATCCCCGTCGAGATTATCCACGCCCCCTTTACCGTTCTGGCCGTCCTCTTTGGCCTGTTCGGGCGATTCAAATGGAAATAATCAATGGCAACGACTACAAAAGCAACGACTAAGACGACCAAGACCGCGGCAACCAAGGCCAAGACAGCCAAGACTGCAAAAGCCCCCGCCGCCGGCAAGACGCTCATCATCGCGGAAAAGCCTAGCGTCGCCAGCGACCTGGTCAAGGTCCTCGGAGCAAAGACATTCACCAAAAACAACGGCTACTACGAAAGCGACACGACCATCGTAAGCCACGCCATCGGCCACCTCGTGACCATCGCCGACCCCAAAGACATCGACGAGCGCTACAAGGCCTGGGACATGAAGACACTCCCCATGCTCCCCGAAAAATTCCCGCTGGTCGCAACCCCCGCTACAAAATCGCAGCTTTCCATTGTGGGCAAGCTCATCAAGAGGAAAGACGTCACAACCATTGTGAACGCATGCGATGCGGGCCGCGAAGGTGAACTGATATTCTTCTACATATTGGACTACGTGCTCAAGGGCAAGTTCACGGGCAAGACCATCAAGCGCCTGTGGATGCAGAGCATGACGCCCGCCGCCATCAAGGACGCCTTCGAGCACCTGCGTACCGCCGAAGAGATGGAAAACCTCAAGGATGCCGCCCTCTGCCGCAGCGAAGCCGACTGGCTCGTGGGCATGAACGGCAGCCGTGGCCTCACCGCCTACAACAGTAGCATGGGAGGTTTCCAGATTACGCCGTGCGGCCGCGTGCAGACCCCGACACTTGCCATCATCGTGAAGCGCGAAGAAGAACGCCTCAAGTTCGTGCCGCAAACGTTCTGGACCGTCGAGGCCGATTTCGACAACGGTGGCAACGCCTACCTAGGCAAGTGGTTCACCGGAGAAGGCAAGGAACGCCAGAAGCAGATTTTTGACGGAGAAAAGGCCGCCGAAATCCTTGCGAAGTGCAAGGGCAAGGCAGGCAAAATCGAGGAGACCACCGCCCCGAGCCAGCAAAAGTGCGGCCAGCTCTACGACCTCACTACGCTCCAGCGCGAGGCGAACAACCGTTTCGGGTTCAGCGCCAAGACGACGCTCTCGATTGCCCAGAGTTTGTACGAGCACTACAAGGCGACCACCTACCCGCGTACCGATAGCCGCTGCCTGCCCGAAGACTACGTAACCACCGTCAAGGCGACCCTCGGCAAGATCGAAGGCCCGCTCAGGAAGTTCGCCCTGGAAGCGCTCGACAACAGCTACGTGAAGCGCACCCCGAAGGTGTTCGACAACTCGAAGATTTCGGACCACTTCGCCATCATCCCCACGGGTGTTGTGCCGAAGGGACTCTCCGAGGCCGAAGAAAAGATTTACACGATGATCTGCCAGCGCTTTATCGCGGTGTTCTTCCCGCCGGCGCAGTACCTGAACACCACCCGCGTCACGACCGTCGAGGGCGAGACGTTCATCACCGAAGGCAAGATTCTCGTAGACCCCGGCTTCAAGGCCGTGTATGGCAAAGACAGCGACGATGAGTCGAACGTTCCGCAGCTCAAGGGAGATGCGGCCAAGACGCTTGACATCCGCAGCAACGAAGACTTTACCAAGCCGCCCGCGCACTACACAGAAAGCACGTTGCTTTCTATGATGGAAAGCGCGGGCAAGCTCGTCGAAGACGACGAGCTGCGCGACGCCATGAAGGAGCGCGGGCTTGGTACGCCGGCAACGCGAGCCGCCATCATCGAAAAGCTCGTGAGCGACAAGTACGTTGTCCGTGACGGCAAGGAAATGATCCCGACAGCAAAGGCGTTCGACCTTATCAAGGTGCTCTCGGCCATGGACATCGAAGCCCTCACGAGCCCGGAACTCACCGGCGAGTGGGAATACAAGATGGATCTTATCTCCAAGGGCAAGGAATCCCGTGAAAACTTCATGCAAGGCATCGTCGAGATGACAAAGTCCATGGTGAAAAACATCAAGGGATTCAAGGAAGAAAGCACGACCGGCGAGGCAAAGTTCAGCCCGGTGAACGGCAAGAAGGTCTTCGAAACCGTGAGCCGCTACACTACCGAAGACGGCATTGTCATCCGCAAGATTATCGGTGGCAAGCACCTCACCGACGACGAAATCGTCGAGCTCCTGACCAAGCGGAAAATCGGCCCGCTCACGGGTTTCCGCAGCAAGAAGGGTGCCGAATTCTCGGCCGTGCTCACCATCAACGACCAGAACAAAATTGAATTCGTATTCGACGAGAAGCCCGAAGAAATCGAGATTGGCGAGAAGGTGGGCAAGTCCCCCATCGACGGCTCCGACGTGTTCGAGACGCTCACCGGCTACGTGAGCCAGAGCTATATCGACAAGGAACCGAGCGGCATCCAACTTCCCAAGGTGATGCTCGGCAAAGAACTCCCGATCGACGAAATCAAGAAGATGCTCGGCGGCGAAAAGACCTCGCTCATCAAGGGTTTCCGCAGCAACAAGACGCACCG
The genomic region above belongs to uncultured Fibrobacter sp. and contains:
- a CDS encoding DUF177 domain-containing protein, whose protein sequence is MRIDIAQELKESEDRRVVWSHADAPEIFDELHLKGDLVAQVLVSPEGPSKWLVSGTLSGVQTLTCSRTLELFDRPFETEIVVEVERLGVAKQELDEDDADVFAYRIPQGQYFVDVSECVRQLVILQEPAAPVKNPDEDFIFVSNKPTSDGSAESEDTMDPRWEKLKALKSKMENRS
- the queF gene encoding preQ(1) synthase, with protein sequence MRSEAELEGVTLLGNNKTQYKTTYSPEVLEKFPNKHPGNDYMVTFNCPEFTSLCPKTGQPDFAEIKIHYIPDQFLVESKSLKLYMFSFRNHGDFHEDCVNIIMKDLVKLLDPKYIEVEGLFMPRGGISLYPFANYGKPGTEFESLAKTRLFAAIDRRK
- a CDS encoding glycosyltransferase; protein product: MLITVLTYLVIGLLAVFGLFYIVLLVRFYRALGTVRTGTSDVEPKPRVSILIAARNESTGIRDTLDSVLAQDYDGEWDVWVADDRSTDDTPEILAEYAARDPRLHILRIDDIPEGVSPKKHALSKLIDVCDGDILCLTDADCIVLPTWIDGIVHEFEPGIELVAGHSYIPTIPGKSSILICMQAVETLIYRVAGTAGLAMHLPLTSTGNNFAYRKSFFKSVHGFDNVLKIQSGDDDLLMQKIADDRPWAMRYCIAPNTFVTTSGKETLKELWEQRKRWASATIYYTPKIVFVLSMVFLFLVMQCVAVALSPFSFEILLATIVASVAKCVGDLVLILRGLRIFKQEHLLKWCIPVEIIHAPFTVLAVLFGLFGRFKWK
- a CDS encoding queuosine precursor transporter; the protein is MPLQNELILIASIFAFFGGLVAFFRFFGKQGIFAWTVICTIAANIEVLILVHAFGLDTTLGNVIFASTFLATDIMSEIFGKKEASRCVKIGILANVTFILISQSWFLYIPAEGDSMAGPIRTVFANTPRVMLASLFAYAVCELFDVWAYHAWWKWTEKKFGDKKRFLWLRNNGSTLVSQLINVVVFNLLAFAGVFPWNTIVEILIFGYGIFIVTSLMDTPFVYLARRIADKHPELLKE
- a CDS encoding DNA topoisomerase III, coding for MATTTKATTKTTKTAATKAKTAKTAKAPAAGKTLIIAEKPSVASDLVKVLGAKTFTKNNGYYESDTTIVSHAIGHLVTIADPKDIDERYKAWDMKTLPMLPEKFPLVATPATKSQLSIVGKLIKRKDVTTIVNACDAGREGELIFFYILDYVLKGKFTGKTIKRLWMQSMTPAAIKDAFEHLRTAEEMENLKDAALCRSEADWLVGMNGSRGLTAYNSSMGGFQITPCGRVQTPTLAIIVKREEERLKFVPQTFWTVEADFDNGGNAYLGKWFTGEGKERQKQIFDGEKAAEILAKCKGKAGKIEETTAPSQQKCGQLYDLTTLQREANNRFGFSAKTTLSIAQSLYEHYKATTYPRTDSRCLPEDYVTTVKATLGKIEGPLRKFALEALDNSYVKRTPKVFDNSKISDHFAIIPTGVVPKGLSEAEEKIYTMICQRFIAVFFPPAQYLNTTRVTTVEGETFITEGKILVDPGFKAVYGKDSDDESNVPQLKGDAAKTLDIRSNEDFTKPPAHYTESTLLSMMESAGKLVEDDELRDAMKERGLGTPATRAAIIEKLVSDKYVVRDGKEMIPTAKAFDLIKVLSAMDIEALTSPELTGEWEYKMDLISKGKESRENFMQGIVEMTKSMVKNIKGFKEESTTGEAKFSPVNGKKVFETVSRYTTEDGIVIRKIIGGKHLTDDEIVELLTKRKIGPLTGFRSKKGAEFSAVLTINDQNKIEFVFDEKPEEIEIGEKVGKSPIDGSDVFETLTGYVSQSYIDKEPSGIQLPKVMLGKELPIDEIKKMLGGEKTSLIKGFRSNKTHRLFDAFLYLDKAGKLKFDFPPRTFTAKRFTKKPAAKAEG